From the genome of Paracidovorax avenae:
ACTGCACGGTGTTCGTGCCTTCGTAGATCATGTTGATGCGGTTGTCCCGCACGAACTGCTCCATGCCCCATTCCTTGATGAAGCCATGGCCGCCGAAGACCTGCATGCAGGCGTTGGTGGAAATATGCCCGTTGTCGGTGATGAAGGCCTTCACGATGGGCGTGAGCAGCGCGACGAGTTCGTCGCTGTCCTTGCGCACTTTTTCATCGGGATGGCTGTGCGCCTTGTCCAGCAGGAGCGTGCAGTAGATCTGCAGCGCACGGGCGCCTTCGGCGTAGGCCTTGGCCGTGAGCAGCATCTTGCGCACGTCGGGGTGCACGATGATCGGATCGGCCTCCTTGTCCCTGGCCTTGGTGCCCGACAGGCTGCGCATCTGGATACGGTCCTTGGCATAGGCCAGCGCGTTCTGGAAAGCCACTTCGGTCAGGCCCAGCGACTGGTTGCCCACGCCCAGGCGGGCGGCGTTCATCATCACGAACATGGCCTGCAGGCCCTTGTGCGGCTGGCCCACCAGCGTTCCGATGGCACCGTCGATGGAAATCTGGGCAGTGGCATTGCCATGGATGCCCATCTTGTGTTCCAGGCCCGTGCAATAGATCGGGTTGCGCTCGCCGATCGAGCCATCTGCGTTCACCTGGTACTTGGGCACCACGAACAGGCTGATGCCCTTGCTGCCCTTCGGCGCATCCGGCAGGCGGGCGAGCACCAGGTGCACGATGTTCTCGGTGAAATCATGCTCGCCCGCGCTGATGAAGATCTTGTTGCCGGTGATCTTGTACGTGCCCTCGGGCGCACCGGCCACGGGCTCGGCCTTGGTACGCAGCAGGCCCAGGTCGGTGCCGCAATGGGGCTCGGTCAGGCACATCGTGCCGGTCCACTCGCCGCTGGTGAGCTTGGGCAGGTAGAGCTTCTTCTGCTCTTCGGTGCCGTGCGCATGCAGCGCCTCGTAGGCCCCGTGCGACAGCCCCGGATACATCGTCCAGGCCTGGTTGGCGCTGTTGAGCATTTCATAGAGGCACTGGTTCACGACGAACGGCAGGCCCTGGCCACCATACTCCGGATCGCACGACAGCGCTGCCCATCCACCTTCCACGTATTGCGCGTAGGCATCCTTGAAGCCCTTGGGCGTGGTCACTTCGTGCGTGGCCTTGTCCAGCGTGCAGCCCTCCTCGTCACCGCTCATGTTGAGCGGGAACGCCACGCCCGCGGCGAACTTGCCAGCCTCTTCCAGCACGGCATTCACGGTGTCGGCATCCACCTCCGCATGGCGCGGGATCGCCTTGAACTCCTCCGTGACCCGGAAAACCTCGTGGAGGACGAATTGCATGTCGCGCAGGGGGGGCGTATAGGTCGGCATGGATGGACTCCTTGTTCGGTGCGTTGGATGGGTGGAATGCGTAGGCGAAAAAGACGGGAAAACGTTCAACCCGCCGGACTGGCGGCATAGCGGGCGAGGATGTTGTCGAAGCCGGCCGTGGCCCGGCCCAGGGAGCCGGGCGTCTGCAGGAAGCGTGCTTCGTAGTGCAAGGCGAGGATGAGGCCGTGGATCTCGAACAGCATCTGCTCGGACTCCACGTCTGCGCGCACCTCGCCCAGCTCCTTGCACTGGTCGATCGCCCGCTTCATGGCGGCGTGCCAGGTCAGGACCGAATTCGCGAGCGCGTCGCGCACCGGCCCCGTCCGGTCGTCGAATTCGACGGCCCCGCTGATGTAGATGCAGCCCGAGTCGATCTCGATGGAGGTGCGCTTCATCCAGTTGTCGAACAGCGCGCGCAGGCGGGGCAGCCCGCGGGGCGCCGACATGGCGGGATAGAACACCTCGTGCTCGAACCGCACGTGGTACTCGCGGACGACGGATATCTGCAGCTCCTCGCGCGAGCCGAAGTGAGCGAAGACGCCCGATTTGCTCATGCCCGTCACGTCGGCGAGGGCGCCGATGGACAGGCCCTCCAGCCCGATATGCGTGGCCAGTCCCAATGCCGCATCGACGATGGCCGCCTTGGTCTGCTGGCCTTTCTGCAGCGCACGGCCCTCCCGCGCAGTGGCGGGACGCTGGGTTTTGGGGGATACGGTGGACGGCACGGCAGCACGAAATAAAACGAACGATCGTGCTATTTTGCAGCAAAAGGATGGCAGCAGCCAGCCCCGGCCCGGTGGCCGCCATCAATTAAGGGTAAACACCGAGGCCCGCGCCTGCGGGCCGGCAGCTCAGTGCAGCAGCAACGCGAGTGTCGCGTCGAGGTGCTCGGTCGGCGGGCGGCGCAGCCCGCTGCGCGCATAGCGCTGCAGCCTGCCGCGCACGAGGTCGCACAGCGCCGCGGCGCGGACCTGCGCATCCACCGTCGGAGTGGCGGATCCGGCCGCTTCGGCGGCGCCCCGCAGGCACTGGCGCAGCGTCGATTCGATCCGGTCGAAGAACTGGCCCATGCGCTGCTGCAGCCGCTCGTTCTCGAAGACGAGGGCGTCTCCCACCATCACGCGCACCATCCCGGGGTTGCGCTCGCCGAACTGCAGGACCATGGCCACCACGCGGGCAGCGCGGCGCATTCCGTCCGCTGCCTGCGATGCCTCCGGCATGTCGCGGTCCACGATCTGGGCAACGAGCGCGAAGACCGATTGCTCGATGAAATCGATGAGGCCTTCGAACATCTGCGCCTTGCTGGCGAAGTGCCGGTACAGGGCTGCCTCGCTCACCTCCAGCCGCGCAGCCAGGGCGGCCGTCGTGATCCGCTCGCCGCCTGGCTGCTCCAGCATGGCCGCCAGGGTCTGCAGGATCTGCTCCCGACGCTCGCCCGGCCTGGGCCGCCGGCGGGCTGTGGGCGGCGGTGGCGCAGCCTCGGGCTCTGCGCCGTCGTTGGATGTGAGAGGAGAGGATTCAGCCATGGCCGCAAATGTATGCAATTGATTCTCGCATACCGCCCCTGCTGCACGATGACGCTAGCCCGCGCCCGGATCCGCATCCGCCGGGATGGCCACGCTGGCCCGCAGCCCGCGGCCCAGACGGCCCGTGCGCAACTGCAGCGTGCCCCCGTGCCCGCGCGCGATCTCGTCGGCGATCGCCAGCCCCAGGCCGGTACCCTCTCCCGCGGCGCCAGGAACCCGATAGAACCGCTGCAGCACCTTGCTGCGCTCGGATTCCGCGATGCCCGGGCCGTCGTCCTCCACCTCCAGGACCGCGCAGCCGTCAGTCTGCATCCCGCAGCGCAAGGTGACGCTGCCGCCCTCCGGCGTGTAACGGATGGCGTTGTCCACAAGATTGGAAAGCAATTCGCGCAGCAGCCACCCATGGCCCGATGCTTGGGCCGGCTCCACCTCCAGCCCCAGATCCAGACCACGGGCGGTGGCCACATCCAGGAAATCCTCCAGCAGGCTTTCGCAGAGCACCTTGAGATCGACCCGCTGCCTGGGCTGGGCATCCACGCTGCCTGCGTCGGCACGGGACAGGGCCAGCAACTGGTGCACGAGCTTGGAGGTGCGGCGCGCCGCCCGGCGCAACGCCTCGATGTCCTGCACGTCCAGGACAATGCCTTCCTGGACAGACCCATCCTCCTCGGCCCGGCCATGGTTCGCCCCCCGGGAGGCCAGTGCCCAGGCCTCCACCTGCGCCTGCAGGCCCGCCAGCGGCGTACGCAACTGGTGCGCCGCATCCGCGACGAAACGGCGTTGCCCCTCGGTTTGCGCATTGACCAGGACGAAGAGCCGATTGAGCGACCGTACCAGCGGGCGCACTTCGGCGGGCGAGGCCTCTTCCGGTATGGGACTCAGGTCGCGCGGCGAACGGTGCTCGACGGCCTCGGCCAGATCCACCAGCGGCTTGAACGCCTGGCGGACCGCCCAATGGATCGCCAGCCCTGCCGCCGCGACCAGCACGAGATTGGGCAGCAGAACCCGCAGCAGCATCTGCTGCCCCCACTGCTGGCGTGGGTCGGATCCGTCGGCCAGGGAGACCACCAGTTCTCCCGCCCCGGTCCGGGTCCGCTGCACGGCCACGCGATAGACCACACTGTCGTGCTCCAGGCTGTGGAACTCCGGCTCATGCGTGAGCGGCACGGCGCTGTACACCCAGTGGTCGCCGAGCAGGATGCGCCCAGACAGGTCCTGCACGCTGTAGCCCGCATAGCCGGCGTTCTGGCGGAGGAACTCCTCGACCGGAGGCGCCAGCAGCAGCACGGGGGGCTCCCCCTCCCGCCGGGACGGCCCGGCCAGCGAATCGGCAAGCGCTGGCAGTAACCGCACGAGACGCTGGTCGTGCCGGCTGGCGGCAGCGTCCGCGGAGCGGTAATCGAGCCATGCGCCCGCCAATGCGAGCGCGCACAGCGGCAGCACCAGAAAGAACAGCAGGCGATTGCGCAGGACCGACGTCATCGTGCCGGACGCGGCCGTCAACCCTGCCCGGGCGCCAGCAATTCCAGCCGGTAGCCGAAGCCCCGGATCGCCCGCAGCGCCACTCCGCCGGGCTCCAGCTTGCTGCGCAGGCGGGACACATACACCTCCACGGCATTGGGGGTGATCTCCTTGTCCCACCCGGTCAGCGCCTGGACCAGCTTTTCCTTGCTGGCCGGCTTGGGCGCGTGGATCAGCAGGTACTCCAGCACAGTCCACTCCCGCGGCCCGAGCTCGATGGGCTGGCGCACCGCCACTCCGCCATCGGCGGCCGGAAAGCGCAGGCTCGCGTGCCGGCCTGCCGTGTCGAGTTCCAGCGGCCCGAAGCTCAGCACCGCGGTGGTGGCCGCATGCGAGCGACGCAGCAGCGCACGCAGGCGCGCGAGCAGCTCAGGCAGTTCATAGGGCTTGACCATGTAGTCGTCCGCCCCGAGGTCCAGACCCTGGACCCGGTCATGCAGGGCGTCGCGTGCAGTGAGGATGAGCACCGGAATGGATGGGTTGGCCATCTCCGGCTCGCGCAGGCGGCGCGTCAGCTCCAGACCGTCCATGCCCGGCAGTCCGATGTCGATGACGGCGGCATCGAATGTCTCGCCGCGCAGCACCTCTTCCGCCCGTTCCCCGCTACCCACCCAGTCCACCGCATAGCCCGCGTCGGTCAGGCCCAGCTTGATGCCGCTGGCCAGCATCACGTCGTCCTCGACGAGCAGCAGACGCATGGCAGGAAAGCAGGCCGCCCGCCGCGCTCAGTGGCTGCGGATCATGGTGCCGTAGGCCTGCTCGGTCAGGATCTCCAGCAGCATCGCGTGGGGAACGCGGCCGTCCACGATATGCACCGCATTGACGCCGCTCTTGGCCGCATCGATGGCGCCCGCGATCTTCGGCAGCATGCCTCCGGAAATCGTGCCATCCACCACGAGCTCGTCGATCTCGCGTGCCGTGAGCTCGGTGATGAGTTCGCCGGCCTTGTTCAGCACGCCGGGGATGTTGGTGAGCATCATCAGCTTCTCGGCCTTGAGCACGGTGGCCAGCTTGCTGGCGACCACGTCGGCGTTGATGTTGTAGCTCTCGTTTTCCTCGCCGAAACCGAGCGGGCTGATCACCGGGATGAAGGCATCGTCCTGCAGGGCCTTGACCACGCTGGGATCGATGGACACGATGTCGCCCACCTGCCCGATGTCGTGTTCCTTGCTGGGATCGTCCCTGTCCAGCATTTTCAGCTTGCGGGCCCGGATCAGGCCGCCGTCACGGCCCGTCAGGCCCACGGCCTTGCCTCCGGCCTGGTTGATCAGGCCCACGATGTCCTGCTGCACCTCACCGGCCAGCACCCATTCGACCACCTCCATGGTCTCGGCATCGGTCACCCGCATGCCCTGGATGAACTGCCCCTGCTTGCCCAGGCGCTTGAGCGCCGTCTCGATCTGGGGACCGCCGCCATGCACCACCACCGGGTTCATGCCGACCAGCTTGAGCAGGACCACGTCTTCCGCGAAGTCGGCCTGCAGCGCCGGATCGGTCATGGCATTGCCGCCATACTTGATGACGATGGTCTTGCCGTGGAACTTGCGGATGTAGGGCAGAGCCTGAGCCAGGATCTCGGCCTTGTCCCGGGGGGCGATGGATTGCAGATCGGTCATGGAACGCTCGACTGGAAAAACAGGGCGGCAGTCAGTGGAGAAGTGCGCATTGTGCCCGCTCCGCCGCGCCTTGCGGAGCACGGGGGACCCAGCCCCGGCGCACGCCGCTTCAGTGCCTCAGCCAGACGGGCA
Proteins encoded in this window:
- a CDS encoding acyl-CoA dehydrogenase C-terminal domain-containing protein; this encodes MPTYTPPLRDMQFVLHEVFRVTEEFKAIPRHAEVDADTVNAVLEEAGKFAAGVAFPLNMSGDEEGCTLDKATHEVTTPKGFKDAYAQYVEGGWAALSCDPEYGGQGLPFVVNQCLYEMLNSANQAWTMYPGLSHGAYEALHAHGTEEQKKLYLPKLTSGEWTGTMCLTEPHCGTDLGLLRTKAEPVAGAPEGTYKITGNKIFISAGEHDFTENIVHLVLARLPDAPKGSKGISLFVVPKYQVNADGSIGERNPIYCTGLEHKMGIHGNATAQISIDGAIGTLVGQPHKGLQAMFVMMNAARLGVGNQSLGLTEVAFQNALAYAKDRIQMRSLSGTKARDKEADPIIVHPDVRKMLLTAKAYAEGARALQIYCTLLLDKAHSHPDEKVRKDSDELVALLTPIVKAFITDNGHISTNACMQVFGGHGFIKEWGMEQFVRDNRINMIYEGTNTVQSLDLLGRKILGNNGATLKKFGKLVGKLVEEEGVNEKMAEFINPIAYLGDQMTKFTTEIGFKGFQNPDEVGAAAVDYLRVAGHLVFGYMFARMAQVALREIAAGNTDPFYQAKLQTARFYFAKLFPETVTLMRTARTGAKPLMDTDAALA
- a CDS encoding TetR/AcrR family transcriptional regulator, which gives rise to MPSTVSPKTQRPATAREGRALQKGQQTKAAIVDAALGLATHIGLEGLSIGALADVTGMSKSGVFAHFGSREELQISVVREYHVRFEHEVFYPAMSAPRGLPRLRALFDNWMKRTSIEIDSGCIYISGAVEFDDRTGPVRDALANSVLTWHAAMKRAIDQCKELGEVRADVESEQMLFEIHGLILALHYEARFLQTPGSLGRATAGFDNILARYAASPAG
- the slmA gene encoding nucleoid occlusion factor SlmA, whose translation is MAESSPLTSNDGAEPEAAPPPPTARRRPRPGERREQILQTLAAMLEQPGGERITTAALAARLEVSEAALYRHFASKAQMFEGLIDFIEQSVFALVAQIVDRDMPEASQAADGMRRAARVVAMVLQFGERNPGMVRVMVGDALVFENERLQQRMGQFFDRIESTLRQCLRGAAEAAGSATPTVDAQVRAAALCDLVRGRLQRYARSGLRRPPTEHLDATLALLLH
- a CDS encoding sensor histidine kinase, whose protein sequence is MTSVLRNRLLFFLVLPLCALALAGAWLDYRSADAAASRHDQRLVRLLPALADSLAGPSRREGEPPVLLLAPPVEEFLRQNAGYAGYSVQDLSGRILLGDHWVYSAVPLTHEPEFHSLEHDSVVYRVAVQRTRTGAGELVVSLADGSDPRQQWGQQMLLRVLLPNLVLVAAAGLAIHWAVRQAFKPLVDLAEAVEHRSPRDLSPIPEEASPAEVRPLVRSLNRLFVLVNAQTEGQRRFVADAAHQLRTPLAGLQAQVEAWALASRGANHGRAEEDGSVQEGIVLDVQDIEALRRAARRTSKLVHQLLALSRADAGSVDAQPRQRVDLKVLCESLLEDFLDVATARGLDLGLEVEPAQASGHGWLLRELLSNLVDNAIRYTPEGGSVTLRCGMQTDGCAVLEVEDDGPGIAESERSKVLQRFYRVPGAAGEGTGLGLAIADEIARGHGGTLQLRTGRLGRGLRASVAIPADADPGAG
- a CDS encoding response regulator, with protein sequence MRLLLVEDDVMLASGIKLGLTDAGYAVDWVGSGERAEEVLRGETFDAAVIDIGLPGMDGLELTRRLREPEMANPSIPVLILTARDALHDRVQGLDLGADDYMVKPYELPELLARLRALLRRSHAATTAVLSFGPLELDTAGRHASLRFPAADGGVAVRQPIELGPREWTVLEYLLIHAPKPASKEKLVQALTGWDKEITPNAVEVYVSRLRSKLEPGGVALRAIRGFGYRLELLAPGQG
- the argB gene encoding acetylglutamate kinase, which gives rise to MTDLQSIAPRDKAEILAQALPYIRKFHGKTIVIKYGGNAMTDPALQADFAEDVVLLKLVGMNPVVVHGGGPQIETALKRLGKQGQFIQGMRVTDAETMEVVEWVLAGEVQQDIVGLINQAGGKAVGLTGRDGGLIRARKLKMLDRDDPSKEHDIGQVGDIVSIDPSVVKALQDDAFIPVISPLGFGEENESYNINADVVASKLATVLKAEKLMMLTNIPGVLNKAGELITELTAREIDELVVDGTISGGMLPKIAGAIDAAKSGVNAVHIVDGRVPHAMLLEILTEQAYGTMIRSH